The genomic stretch atttacttcaacaaacatgaaaacatgaacaaaagctCATTTACAACTTTACTGATgttatggaaaaacacaaattagcttcacttgttaaaaacacatgtgagatttacaacagtaacagagagtcagtgaactcacctcagagtctccagtctacagtctggactctccagtccagcagacagcagcttcactcctgaatcctgcagctcgTTGttgctcaggtccagctctgtcagatgggaggggttggacttcagagctgagaccagagaagcacagctgatctctgacaaacagcagcgactcaacctgaataaagaataaatgatgtcaCTTCAGAAGAAAATGTTCCTGCTTGAAATCATTCAATGGTTAATAATctgttcagagctgaagaagctttACAAAGTTCAAGTTTAGACAATGGAAACTCCAAACACCTGAACCCAACAGGATGCAGCTTCAAAACGCTCAAAtctcatgaatattaatgacaACGTGCTGCTACTTCAATAAAGACGGAGTGACTCCACCTCTTAAACTCTGCCAGCTCCACCAGTGGCTCCATCTATACAAACTCATGTTGTGCAgccaaagacaaataaaaacccaCACAAACTGATTGAAGACTCCACTCAACATCCCAAagtgtccacagaggacaaatacGTCAGGATGAAGTTtgaggaaatgtcaacaaaacacatggaCAATATTTGTGTTTGGAACAGTGGAGTCATAAAATCAAAGCATCTTCACTTTCAACTGTTCAGTCAGTATAAGCATCATACAGCTTCAGAAAAgtgttggaaaagaaaaagactgaatatatttgttattgtctgactgtggaaacacagattattatttgattcattgatttaaGTTTTTATCATCACTTATTAAAAATACCACGATGGAGAATATCAGATGAAACCAAGAATTATCCAGtgtccatttctcttgttgtgttcaggttttaaatgtggagctcaacattCCTGCTGAGTTGAGCTGCAGGCCACGCCCCTCTCTGCTTGCGTCCATCAGGTGTGGGTGTGTCTCCCAGCCTGAAGGCAGCTGATTGCAGACCTGCCAACCTGTACGCATTTTGCGTAGCAAGTACGCAATTTGACATGTAAGTACGCTGGTACGACTCGCCCCTCTAAACTACGCAAAAAGCTGCGGACATGTGAGCTCTGTGGCAAATGAGCACGTGCGGTTCTCATGTCTGACAACACGATGCAGCGGCGTGGTGAAGCAgtttcagccaatcactgtGGAAAAGCGGAGAATAACGAGTCTGCCCAACCTATAGCGTAacacccccgcccccctcctccctgcctcctcctccctcggcctccctctccgtcctccgTTCCCCACTCGCTGCAGTTGGCGCTTAAAAAGGTAAGTGTGTGAGCGGACCTGCCAGCTTTTGGTAAATGTGAACCGTTACCGGAACCGGTACGTTACTTTAACTGTGGAAACACTCGAGCCGAAGTctgagtgaaaaaagaaaaaaaagatttgtgagttttttttttcttagcaaaTCTATCGATCATTACCCGAATGACCCCAATACATCgtcaaagaaagaagaagaggcaggtgtgtgtgtgtgtgtgtgtgtgtgtgtgtgtgtgttgtgaaggatcaatatcaatcatcagtcattatttgtgaaaacacactgaaatcaacacaaaccaaagaaatatttctgcttcatcaaGTAAACTTGatccatttcaaacaaatatgaCTTCAGAGGATCTTCTGTATCCAGATGTGACCATTtaccaaaaatcacaaacattcattgacttcaacaactaacagtggacattttctacactttctttaacaagcacaaatctttgtgactgcagactaaatttacttcaacaaacatgaaaacatgaacaaaagctCATTTACAACTTTACTGATgttatggaaaaacacaaattagcttcacttgttaaaaacacatgtgagatttacaacagtaacagagagtcagtgaactcacctcagagtcttcagtctacagtctggactctccagtccagcagacagcagcttcactcctgatTCCTGCAGGTCGTTttcactcaggtccagctctgtcagatgggaggggttggacttcagagctgaggccagagaagcacagctgatctctgacaacCTGCACCAACtcaacctgaataaagaataaatgatgtcaCTTCAGAAGAAAATGTTCCTGCTTGAAATCATTCAATGGTTAATAATctgttcagagctgaagaagctttACAAAGTTCAAGTTTAGACAATGGAAACTCCAAACAGCTGAACCCAACAGGATGCAGCTTCAAAACGCTCAAAtctcatgaatattaatgacaACGTGCTGCTACTTCAATAAAGACGGAGTGACTCCACCTCTTAAACTCTGCCAGCTCCACCAGTGGCTCCATCTATACAAACTCATGTTGTGCAgccaaagacaaataaaaacccaCAGAAACTGATTGAAGACTCCACTCAACatcccaaaaaaagaaaaaaaagatttgtgagtttttttttcttagcaaaTCTATCGATCATTACCCGAATGACCCCAATACATCgtcaaagaaagaagaagaggcaggtgtgtgtgtgtgtgtgtgtgtgtgtgtgtctgtgtgtgtgtgtgtgtgtgtgtgtgtgtgtgtgtatgtgtatgtgtatgtgtgtgtgttgtgaaggatcaatatcaatcatcagtcattatttgtgaaaacacactgaaatcaacacaaaccaaagaaatatttctgcttcatcaaGTAAACTTGatccatttcaaacaaatatgaCTTCAGAGGATCTTCTGTATCCAGATGTGACCATTtaccaaaaatcacaaacattcattgacttcaacaactaacagtggacattttctacactttctttaacaagcacaaatctttgtgactgcagactaaatttacttcaacaaacatgaaaacatgaacaaaagctAATTTACAACTTTACTGATgttatggaaaaacacaaattagcttcacttgttaaaaacacatgtgagatttacaacagtaacagagagtcagtgaactcacctcagagtctccagtctacagtctggactctccagtccagcagacagcagcttcactcctgaatcctgcaggttgttgttgctcagctccagctctgtcagatgggaggggttggacttcagagctgagaccagagaagcacagctgacctctgacaaactgcaccaactcaacctgaataaagaataaatgatgtcaCTTCAGAAGAAAATGTTCCTGCTTGAAATCATTCAATGGTTAATAATctgttcagagctgaagaagctttACAAAGTTCAAGTTTAGACAATGGAAACTCCAAACACCTGAACCCAACAGGATGCAGCTTCAAAACGCTCAAAtctcattaatattaatgacaACGTGCTGCTACTTCAATAAAGACGGAGTGACTCCACCTCTTAAACTCTGCCAGCTCCACCAGTGGCTCCATCTATACAAACTCATGTtgtgcagccaaacacaaataaaaacccaCAGAAACTGATTGAAGACTCCACTCAACATCCCAAagtgtccacagaggacaaatacGTCAGGATGAAGTTtgaggaaatgtcaacaaaacacatggaCAATATTTGTGTTTGGAACAGTGGAGTCATAAAATCAAAGCATCTTCACTTTCAACTGTTCAGTCAGTATAAGCATCATACAGCTTCAGGAAAgtgttggaaaagaaaaagactgaatatatttgttattgtctgactgtggaaacacagattATTATTTGACTCATTGATTTAAGTTTTTATCATCACTTATTAAAAACACCACGATGGAGAATATCAGATGAAATCAAGATTTATCCAGtgtccatttctcttgtgttcaggttttaaatgtggagctcaacattGATCTGCAACAGTCGATGGACTAAACCAccgaagaagaaaacagacttcaGCATGAAGATACTCAGTGTGGATCAGAATAATATCAGCCTCATGTCTGCAGGTTACTGTCAACACAACTTTCACATCATatcacagtttttctcagtgGCTTTGGTTCATGTCTCAGATCACAATTGAAATTCTCAAAACTACTTGTTCAATCTTCACATCATCAGAAAAGCAGTTTCTCATTTCTTTGAACAAGATCTAAATGCTTTGGTACATCCATCAAATCATTATGATCAATTCTCTGCAGTTTCCTACATTATCATTGCTTCTGTCATGTTGATCCAAATGTATTCTAATGCGTCTCTGTTGAATAGTCTCACCCCCCACAACATTTAGGCATTGATTCATCGCATAAGTCTTTACATGCAAAATGGCTGAACAAGTTGtcatcaaatgtcaaacataaTTCCAGACATTTCCATTAGACTCCTTTCTAAATCTGTCCTGAATTGGTAAATTGCTCCCAGGTGAATCTTGACTTTCTCTAATGAAGGGAAATGTGTGGAAGGTCAGGAGGTGAAGGCAGACTGCTCTGTGATTCCTTCAGCTCTGCATGTGCAGTTTCCCCTCAGGAGATTGTCCTCGGTTCACATTTCTACTTTTGTTTCttggtttgtttctttgtgcgATACAGTGCCGTCTTTTCCTTTCTGTATCACAGTGACGCAGCCCGTCAACAaattacagtacaaacagtaaaagcacaaatgtgAATCTTGTCCAATCTCCCACATACACTAAGGTGTAACTCACAATTTACAATAACTGTCATCAAACTTTAGTCACAGTTTACATCAGAACATCCCTCCAGAGGTCACTGTTATATTGACAGCATGACTAAGCAATTTGACTGTCTTATCTGTACATTGACACAAGGACTTGTCCTTCTGATGGCACTGACGTGTTCACTGATATTTACTTTTGAGAGATCAACTAAGGGCTTTGAGAAAGTAACAGCCTTTTGCAGGTAATCCACGGTGTTTTGCTATTTGTACGAATTGTTTTGAGAAATGCTCTTACTGTGAGCACTTAGCTGCAATTTCTATgcccaaaaaaaaataaaaggcagaGACATCATGTTTGTCCTTCTACCTCTTACTGAAGACACTGCGTGTGCTTTACATTCACAAAGGTTTAGCATggcattgtttttcttcttcttctgaaaccTTTTTTCTGGTAGAACACTCCCGTATTCTTCATAACATTCTTGTCAACTCTAATTATGACACGTAACACTACTGCCACCCTGTGGCCTGTATCTGTAACTTAACACCATTTTCCTGCTGATATCCTATTGAAATTCACATTTAACTGCACACGTCAACTACATGAATATCATTATGAACCATATGAATAACTGAATTAATTCATTACTCTCAATGAACCAAAGATACAACACTTGCTGTTTTGAAAATGTCGAGGATGATTCAAGAAATGTACAAAAGGGACTGAGAAAATcacaaaacagaagtaaaaaatGGTGTCTGACCTCAGAGTcttcagtctacagtctggactctccagtccagcagacagcagcttcgcTCCTGAATCCAGCAGGTcgttgtagctcaggtccagctctgtcagatgggaggggttggacttcagagctgagaccagagaagcacagctgatctctgacaaactgcagcccctcaacctgaataaagaataaatgatgaagattaaaatccatttctaatccaatcagatgtgttcaggttgtaaatgtggagctcaacattactctgtcctcatcaatgAGCTTCTCCCTAAAATGAGCAGAGtgactttgtcattgtgttattgtggatcatcataatgtcagccttctacagacatcatccaaatgtcagcacaacattcatacacctattcatgtcaacacacatcaacaacatgctgctgatctcAGTCAAGTCTGAAGAACCATCAAATCAGACGTGTTGTTTCTTtgttactttcattttcttctgtttcttctcattCAGAATAATCCTGAGTCATCTTATGaaacatgctcagacaggtgTGTCACCTTTCACACAATGTTGGatggacttttattttgatagactttgactttgatcagtgtttgtctgcttcaGGAGTTCTGGGCTCACAAAGATCACTTCCTGTTAGTCATTGGAGGAAGTCAGCTCAATCTGTCCACAGGCTCTTCTACATACACTCTAATACAGAGTCTCTTATTTAGCTGACTGGCTTCTCTATGTCGCAAAGTGCGCGTCTGTCAGAACACAGTCCACCTGTTCCCCCAAGACTCAAAGGTGAAGGCTGATGATCCGTTCATGGTGCTTTATTTTCAGAACATCCTTACAAAGgtggttgtgcatgtgtgtatacgtgtgtggttctggaataaacagaaataataattatCATTAATAACCAAATACAACTCACGGTATACACAGTAATGATACGTCTTCATAACTTCCTCAAACACATGAgaactaaaaacacacagtcaacagAAATACGTGTGCGTCACTTCtgtaaaagtgagaaaaaaagagacggTCAGTAAcggaaatataaatataaaataaatgaccGTTCATATCATGACTGGCGATAACGAGCGCTTTAATCATGAGCGACACGCACTCAAAGCACCGGATAATAACCTGAATctaggcaaggcaaggcaaatttatttgtatagcacaattcatacaccaggcaattcaaagtgctttacagaagcataaaaatacattaaaatcatacatttaaaagaaagaaagaaagagattagaagagaatagaaaaataaaaataaaatacaattaaaggaacattaaaaacagaagcaagtaaaagacaataatttagtgtttaagacaataatctagcatttaaaatgattactttaagtaaaagctgtagcgaataataatgttttcacccctgatttaaatgagctgactgttggtgcagacctcaggtgtgcagggagagtgttccacaggtgaggagcataataactgaaagctgcttcactttgtttgcttctcattctgggaacacacagtAGACCCGTCCCTGATGccctgagaggtctggatacttcatatggagtcaacaaatctacaatatatttcggtcctagaccatttaatgctttgtagaccaacagtaagattttaaagtctattctttgactcacaggaagccaacgtagtgatctgaggactggtgtaatatggtccatttttctggtgtttgtaaggactcgtgcagcagcattttgaatcagctgtagttgcctaattgattttttgtttaggccagtaaagactccatggcaatagtccaacctactgaaaataaatgcatgaaccagtttttccatgtcttctttggacagacatcccttaattctggttgtatttttcaggtggtagtaggctgatttagtaatgagctttaaatggctgttaaaattaaggtcagaatcaataattacaccaagatttctggctttatctgttgttgtcagtgacatggaattaaggtgagcactgatctttgacctttcatttttggggccaaatacaatcacttctgtcttatctgcattaagctgaagaaaattctggcacatccactcattgatttgatgaatacactcactcagtgaaagtaagggactgtagtcatgtgatgacacagaaatataaagttgtgtatcatctgcataagtatgataagaaatattatgttg from Chaetodon auriga isolate fChaAug3 chromosome 21, fChaAug3.hap1, whole genome shotgun sequence encodes the following:
- the LOC143339926 gene encoding uncharacterized protein LOC143339926, whose product is MKFVLLLHVSLSSGCESMCVQREVSCSCVVLTRLRGCSLSEISCASLVSALKSNPSHLTELDLSYNDLLDSGAKLLSAGLESPDCRLKTLRLSWCSLSEVSCASLVSALKSNPSHLTELELSNNNLQDSGVKLLSAGLESPDCRLETLRLSWCRLSEISCASLASALKSNPSHLTELDLSENDLQESGVKLLSAGLESPDCRLKTLRLSWCSLSEISCASLASALKSNPSHLTELDLSGNYLLDSAVKPLCDLVESPDCRLKTLRWK